From Oceanotoga teriensis, the proteins below share one genomic window:
- the trhA gene encoding PAQR family membrane homeostasis protein TrhA translates to MFDFDNYEKFTKGEEIANSIIHGIGILFSLAALVLMIVFSSIKGDPWKIVSTTIFGSTLLIMYTSSTLYHALTNRKAKHIFEIFDHISIYLLIAGTYTPYTLVTLRGPLGWTIFGIVWGMAVLGILFKIFFLKKHVMLSTFIYILMGWIIIIGIKQIFLNLPFWGFIWLVIGGILYTIGTIFYIWRKFKYHHAVWHIFVLFGSFSHFISIFFYIIF, encoded by the coding sequence ATGTTTGATTTTGATAATTATGAAAAATTTACCAAAGGCGAAGAAATAGCAAATTCAATAATTCATGGAATTGGAATTTTATTTTCATTGGCAGCTTTAGTTTTAATGATTGTTTTTTCATCCATTAAAGGAGATCCTTGGAAAATTGTTAGTACAACTATTTTTGGGTCTACATTACTAATTATGTATACTTCTTCTACTTTATATCATGCTCTCACTAATAGAAAAGCAAAACATATTTTTGAAATTTTTGATCATATATCAATATATTTATTAATTGCAGGAACTTATACACCTTATACATTAGTTACATTAAGAGGACCTTTAGGTTGGACAATATTTGGGATAGTATGGGGTATGGCAGTATTAGGAATACTTTTTAAAATCTTTTTTTTAAAAAAACATGTAATGCTTAGTACATTCATTTATATATTAATGGGCTGGATCATAATTATAGGAATAAAACAAATCTTTTTAAACTTACCATTTTGGGGTTTTATTTGGTTAGTAATTGGAGGAATATTGTATACTATCGGAACTATATTCTATATTTGGAGAAAATTTAAATATCATCATGCAGTATGGCATATTTTTGTATTATTTGGAAGTTTTTCACATTTTATATCTATATTTTTTTATATTATTTTTTAA
- a CDS encoding ECF-type riboflavin transporter substrate-binding protein yields the protein MGFFKSLATMQGLISLIIVVLICLGVYIFAKSKGKKASISTKDVVAIGIGAALFAAVSFLSIPIGPNTSFRIAIALLVIFGAIYGPIVGFLVGFIGHALNDALMYGSVWWSWVFMSAMIGLFAGFIFLNKSFSVKTGQINKSHIIKMYLYSIFGILAGSVVSYLGDVFLYGEPADKVWLQIILANISNFVVIAVVGIPAIIALAKRNSKGSLEKE from the coding sequence ATGGGATTTTTTAAATCATTAGCTACTATGCAGGGATTAATATCTTTGATAATAGTTGTTTTGATTTGTTTGGGAGTTTATATTTTTGCAAAAAGTAAAGGAAAAAAAGCTTCTATAAGTACAAAAGATGTTGTTGCTATTGGGATAGGAGCGGCTTTATTTGCAGCTGTGTCTTTTTTATCAATACCAATAGGACCTAATACATCTTTTAGAATTGCTATAGCATTATTAGTTATATTTGGTGCAATATATGGACCAATAGTTGGTTTTCTTGTAGGATTTATAGGTCATGCTTTAAATGATGCACTTATGTATGGTTCGGTTTGGTGGAGTTGGGTTTTTATGTCAGCAATGATAGGATTATTTGCAGGATTTATATTCTTAAATAAATCTTTTAGTGTTAAAACAGGCCAAATTAATAAATCACATATAATTAAAATGTATTTATATTCAATTTTTGGAATATTAGCTGGAAGTGTAGTTTCTTATTTGGGAGATGTTTTCTTGTATGGTGAACCAGCTGATAAAGTATGGCTTCAAATAATTTTAGCAAATATTTCTAACTTTGTTGTTATCGCAGTGGTTGGAATTCCTGCTATAATTGCTTTGGCAAAAAGAAATTCAAAAGGAAGTTTGGAAAAAGAATAA